One Alkaliphilus sp. B6464 genomic window carries:
- the pyk gene encoding pyruvate kinase → MNIQIKRGGIRVKKTKIVCTIGPASENKDVFKQLVLNGLNVARLNFSHGDHEEHGERIKIIKEVREELKEPVAILLDTKGPEIRTGKFKDPEVGLKEGQKFTITTRDILGDNTICNVSYTGLAEDVQRGDVILIDDGLVGLKVENIVNGTDIECVVENAGVIKNNKGVNVPGVKINLPAITEKDRSDIKFGIEMDIDFIAASFVRKASDVLAIRKILEEENADHIQIISKIENQEGMDNLDEIIEVSDGLMVARGDLGVEIPTEEIPLAQKEMIKKCNRAGKPVITATQMLDSMIRNPRPTRAEVTDVANAIFDGTDAIMLSGETAAGKYPVDAVKVMGSIARRAEAAVDYRNLLKTKAIERETSVTDAISHATCTTAADLDASAILTATSSGYTTRMVSKFRPSAPIIAATTKESVRRRLSLSWGVYSVLTDQLNSTDDIIELSVQKALDAKLINNGDLIVITAGVPVGVAGTTNLIKVHIVGEVILTGTGIGRKSATGKVVVIDSVNKDYDKVNDGDILVTKFTDRELVPIMEKAAAIITEEAGLTSHGAIVGLNLGKPTLVGAHMATEKLKQGDIVTVDTIRGLVYSGETKVL, encoded by the coding sequence ATGAATATACAGATTAAACGAGGAGGAATTCGGGTGAAAAAAACAAAGATAGTATGTACAATTGGCCCTGCAAGTGAAAACAAAGATGTATTTAAGCAGCTCGTATTAAATGGATTAAATGTTGCTAGGCTTAACTTCTCTCATGGAGACCATGAAGAACACGGCGAAAGAATAAAAATAATAAAGGAAGTAAGAGAAGAATTAAAGGAGCCTGTAGCTATTTTATTAGATACTAAGGGACCAGAAATCAGAACTGGTAAATTTAAAGATCCTGAGGTAGGGCTTAAAGAAGGACAAAAGTTTACAATTACTACAAGAGATATACTAGGCGACAATACTATATGTAACGTGAGCTACACCGGGCTTGCTGAAGATGTGCAACGAGGAGATGTTATTTTAATAGATGATGGTCTAGTTGGGCTTAAGGTTGAAAATATTGTTAATGGTACAGATATTGAGTGTGTAGTTGAGAATGCAGGCGTTATAAAAAATAACAAGGGTGTCAATGTACCTGGAGTAAAAATTAATCTACCTGCTATTACTGAAAAAGATAGGTCTGATATTAAGTTTGGTATAGAAATGGATATAGACTTTATTGCTGCATCTTTTGTTAGAAAGGCATCGGATGTTTTAGCTATAAGAAAAATTTTAGAGGAAGAAAATGCAGATCACATTCAGATTATTTCTAAAATTGAAAACCAAGAAGGAATGGATAATTTGGATGAAATTATCGAAGTTTCTGATGGTTTAATGGTTGCAAGAGGAGACTTAGGAGTTGAAATACCCACAGAAGAAATTCCTTTAGCTCAGAAAGAAATGATTAAAAAATGCAATAGGGCGGGAAAACCTGTTATTACAGCAACTCAGATGCTAGACTCTATGATAAGAAACCCTAGACCGACTCGTGCAGAAGTAACTGATGTAGCTAATGCTATCTTTGATGGCACGGATGCTATTATGTTATCTGGCGAAACCGCTGCGGGGAAATATCCAGTAGATGCGGTTAAGGTTATGGGAAGTATTGCTAGACGTGCTGAGGCAGCAGTTGATTATCGTAACCTACTAAAAACTAAAGCCATAGAAAGAGAAACATCGGTAACTGATGCTATAAGTCATGCTACTTGTACAACTGCGGCAGATTTAGATGCATCAGCTATTCTAACAGCAACATCTTCAGGATATACAACTAGGATGGTGTCAAAATTTAGACCATCAGCACCAATTATTGCGGCTACAACAAAGGAAAGTGTTAGAAGAAGATTAAGCCTGAGCTGGGGAGTTTATTCAGTATTAACAGATCAACTTAACTCTACTGATGATATAATTGAATTATCTGTACAAAAGGCTCTAGATGCTAAACTTATTAATAATGGGGATCTTATAGTTATTACAGCTGGAGTTCCAGTAGGTGTTGCAGGTACTACAAACTTGATTAAGGTTCATATAGTAGGAGAAGTAATTTTAACAGGAACAGGAATAGGTAGAAAGTCTGCTACTGGAAAAGTTGTTGTTATAGATAGCGTTAATAAAGACTATGATAAGGTCAATGATGGAGATATTTTAGTAACAAAATTTACTGATAGAGAGTTAGTTCCTATAATGGAAAAAGCGGCTGCTATAATTACCGAAGAAGCTGGATTAACTAGCCACGGTGCAATTGTTGGACTTAATCTAGGTAAGCCTACATTAGTAGGAGCTCATATGGCTACAGAAAAATTGAAACAGGGAGATATAGTTACGGTAGACACTATAAGAGGACTAGTTTATAGTGGCGAAACAAAAGTACTTTAA
- a CDS encoding acyl-CoA thioesterase, whose translation MRLNETKLVTRYEETDQMGIIYHSNYFVYFEVGRTDFLKNYGMKYNDMEKIGIILPVIEVNCKYKVSAKYADELIIKTTIEKLSPTRITFNYKIVREVDGVLLAEGFTEHAFVSKESGRPMNLKKIHKEVYLKLEGLM comes from the coding sequence TTGAGGCTTAATGAAACTAAACTAGTTACAAGATATGAAGAAACCGACCAAATGGGTATAATATATCATTCTAATTATTTTGTTTATTTTGAAGTGGGTAGAACAGATTTTTTAAAAAACTATGGTATGAAATACAACGACATGGAAAAAATAGGCATAATATTACCTGTGATAGAGGTAAATTGTAAATATAAGGTTTCAGCTAAATATGCGGATGAGCTAATTATAAAAACAACAATAGAAAAACTTAGTCCAACAAGAATAACATTTAACTATAAAATAGTTAGAGAAGTAGATGGAGTGTTATTAGCTGAAGGCTTTACAGAACACGCATTTGTAAGTAAAGAAAGTGGTAGGCCTATGAACTTGAAAAAGATACATAAAGAAGTGTATTTAAAACTTGAAGGTTTAATGTAA
- the pfkA gene encoding 6-phosphofructokinase translates to MKKIAVLTSGGDAPGMNAAIRAVVRSGIYNDAKVMAIKQGFNGLINANIEEMNLSSVADIIHRGGTILRTARSEEFRTEEGQRKALNVINVLGIEGIIVIGGDGSFKGAKKLNDLGIPTIGVPGTIDNDLGYTDYTIGFDTSINTVIDAISKIRDTSTSHGRANIIEVMGRHCGDIALMAGLAGGAESIIVPEVGFNVDQVCNKLLKGRNRGKLHSIIILAEGVGGAVEMSKEIEDKTGIETRATILGHIQRGGSPTASDRILASKMGAKAVDLLLQGISNRVVGVNGKKLIDMDIDEALSIKSNFDMETYELAKILSI, encoded by the coding sequence ATGAAAAAGATTGCTGTGCTAACTAGTGGTGGGGATGCACCAGGAATGAATGCAGCCATACGTGCAGTTGTAAGAAGTGGTATTTATAATGATGCTAAGGTTATGGCAATAAAGCAAGGCTTTAATGGTCTAATTAATGCAAATATAGAAGAGATGAATTTATCTTCCGTAGCGGACATCATACATAGAGGTGGAACCATTTTAAGGACTGCCAGAAGTGAAGAATTTCGTACTGAAGAGGGACAAAGAAAAGCGCTCAATGTAATTAATGTATTAGGTATAGAAGGTATTATTGTAATTGGAGGGGACGGATCATTTAAAGGTGCAAAGAAGTTAAATGATTTGGGTATACCTACAATTGGTGTCCCTGGAACTATAGATAACGATTTAGGATATACAGACTATACTATTGGATTTGATACATCAATTAATACAGTAATCGATGCAATTAGCAAAATTAGAGATACTTCCACATCTCATGGTAGAGCTAATATTATAGAGGTTATGGGTCGTCATTGTGGAGATATAGCTTTAATGGCTGGACTTGCAGGAGGAGCAGAGAGTATTATTGTTCCTGAGGTAGGATTTAATGTTGATCAGGTATGTAATAAGCTACTAAAAGGAAGAAATAGAGGTAAGCTGCATAGCATCATTATATTAGCAGAAGGAGTTGGTGGTGCAGTTGAAATGAGCAAGGAAATTGAGGATAAAACTGGTATTGAAACTAGAGCTACCATATTAGGTCATATTCAAAGAGGTGGTAGTCCAACAGCTTCCGATAGAATTTTAGCTAGTAAAATGGGAGCAAAGGCAGTGGACCTGTTGCTACAAGGTATTAGTAATAGAGTAGTAGGAGTAAATGGGAAAAAGCTTATTGATATGGACATAGATGAGGCATTAAGTATTAAAAGTAATTTTGATATGGAAACTTATGAACTAGCGAAGATATTATCAATCTAA
- a CDS encoding helix-hairpin-helix domain-containing protein gives MAALMTSVMGNTSKVVQYIQDCKKQGIEVLPPSINKSEAKFTVEGEGIRFALGAVKNVGIGMINSLVNTRQISGDFTNFLDFCQRVESKDINKRAVESLIKCGSFDAMGANRAQLLSSYETIMDSIQQEKRRKIDGQIDLFQINEEIDVSINQINLPNIKEFNEKIRLSMEKEVVGIYISGHPLSEFEKELENIVTVNSYELSQAMDNLEDSTLKDGQSIVVGGMITEVNTKITRNNQLMAFIVLEDLFGTIECIVFPKTFKYYNNLVHEESIVFLEGTLSIKEEEQPKILVNTINPLVKVSETNLKDLGKKNGNKLFIKIRYKKDWHLIEAIKPTLRRYKGDVPIIIYIEESNERLQSDRGLWVDLNEDIMNELVSFFGKENIKVV, from the coding sequence ATGGCAGCTCTTATGACTAGCGTTATGGGCAATACATCAAAGGTAGTTCAATACATTCAAGATTGTAAAAAACAAGGGATAGAAGTATTGCCGCCTAGTATTAATAAGAGTGAAGCTAAGTTTACCGTTGAAGGAGAAGGCATAAGATTTGCTCTAGGTGCTGTTAAAAACGTAGGTATAGGTATGATAAATAGTCTGGTTAACACTAGGCAAATATCAGGAGATTTTACAAATTTTCTAGACTTCTGCCAGAGAGTAGAGTCCAAAGATATAAACAAAAGAGCTGTGGAGAGTTTAATTAAATGTGGATCATTTGATGCTATGGGAGCAAATCGTGCACAGCTACTTTCAAGTTATGAAACGATTATGGATAGCATACAACAGGAAAAACGTAGAAAAATAGATGGACAAATAGATCTTTTTCAAATAAACGAGGAGATTGATGTTTCAATAAACCAAATTAATCTTCCAAACATAAAAGAGTTTAATGAAAAAATAAGGCTAAGTATGGAAAAGGAAGTAGTAGGTATATATATTAGCGGACATCCTTTATCAGAATTTGAAAAGGAACTGGAGAATATTGTTACAGTTAATAGTTACGAGCTTTCTCAGGCTATGGATAATCTAGAAGACTCTACATTAAAGGATGGACAGTCCATAGTTGTAGGAGGAATGATTACAGAAGTAAATACTAAAATAACAAGGAATAATCAACTTATGGCATTTATAGTTTTAGAGGATTTATTCGGGACTATAGAGTGTATTGTTTTTCCAAAGACTTTTAAATATTATAATAATCTTGTTCATGAGGAAAGTATTGTATTTTTAGAGGGAACATTAAGTATTAAGGAAGAGGAACAACCAAAGATTTTAGTTAATACAATAAATCCCCTAGTGAAGGTGTCAGAAACTAATTTAAAAGATTTAGGTAAAAAAAATGGAAATAAGCTATTTATTAAAATTAGATATAAAAAAGATTGGCATCTGATCGAAGCAATAAAGCCAACCTTAAGAAGATATAAGGGAGATGTACCTATAATAATTTATATTGAAGAAAGTAATGAAAGACTTCAATCTGATAGGGGATTATGGGTAGACCTAAATGAGGATATAATGAATGAGTTAGTTAGCTTTTTTGGTAAAGAAAATATAAAAGTAGTTTAA
- a CDS encoding aldo/keto reductase, which translates to MEVRKLGRTDYNIGVVGFGGIPIQRLDEEEAVRLIDLARKEGINFIDTARGYEASESLIGIGIRGTREHWTIATKSMARDYESMKKDIEISLKNLCCEYIDLYQCHNVRTKDQYDQIMSANGAYKALDEAMKEGKIKAIGITSHDIGILESAIETDYFSTIQFPYNAVERQAEDLFKKAKERNIGVIVMKPLAGGAITKGNLALRFILENPNVSVVIPGIDRVEQVAENAAVAKSFIPLNKDERQELEKLAKELGSKFCRRCGYCLPCPQEIDIPTQFLMEGYYTRYDLKEWAATRYSSLPKKASDCIECGKCETRCPYDLPIREMLKNVTKQLG; encoded by the coding sequence ATGGAGGTTAGAAAATTAGGGAGAACTGACTATAATATAGGGGTTGTAGGTTTTGGTGGAATTCCTATACAAAGACTAGATGAAGAAGAAGCTGTTAGGTTAATTGATCTTGCTAGAAAGGAAGGGATTAATTTTATTGATACAGCTAGAGGATATGAAGCAAGTGAGAGTTTAATTGGAATAGGCATTAGAGGAACGAGAGAACATTGGACTATTGCTACTAAATCCATGGCTAGAGATTATGAAAGCATGAAAAAGGATATAGAAATTAGTTTGAAAAACTTATGCTGTGAATACATAGATTTATATCAGTGTCACAATGTTAGAACTAAAGATCAGTATGATCAAATAATGAGTGCTAATGGAGCATATAAAGCACTAGATGAGGCAATGAAAGAAGGAAAAATAAAGGCTATAGGTATTACAAGTCACGATATAGGTATTTTAGAGAGTGCTATAGAGACGGATTATTTTTCTACAATTCAGTTTCCTTACAATGCAGTTGAAAGACAGGCGGAAGATCTATTTAAGAAAGCTAAGGAAAGAAACATTGGAGTTATTGTGATGAAACCATTAGCAGGTGGAGCAATTACAAAGGGGAATTTAGCTCTAAGATTTATTTTAGAAAATCCTAATGTTTCTGTAGTTATTCCAGGAATTGATAGGGTCGAACAAGTTGCAGAAAATGCAGCAGTTGCAAAGTCTTTTATACCTTTAAATAAGGATGAAAGACAGGAACTTGAAAAACTTGCTAAAGAGTTAGGTTCTAAGTTTTGTAGGAGATGTGGATATTGTCTGCCTTGTCCTCAAGAGATTGATATTCCTACTCAGTTTTTAATGGAAGGATATTATACCAGATATGACCTAAAAGAATGGGCAGCAACAAGGTATTCCAGCTTACCCAAAAAAGCATCGGACTGTATTGAGTGCGGGAAGTGCGAAACAAGATGTCCATATGATTTGCCGATTCGAGAAATGTTGAAAAATGTAACTAAACAACTAGGTTAA
- a CDS encoding reverse transcriptase domain-containing protein has protein sequence MWLKRHVVENEQQLQNTLDLIYKNSKSDAEIYDIIELMKNEQTIITAIHNIKANKGSKTAGIDKKEIDYYLQMDNNKLLKLIIKAIENYNPQPVKRVYIPKENRKLRPLGIPTIIDRIIQEITRIVIEPIAEAKFYKHSYGFRPYRNAEHGIARIVNVVNNSNCNIAIEGDIKSFFDNVNHNKLINIMWSMGIKDKRVLNIIKKMLRAGVMEDGSLGSSEIGTPQGGIISPLLANIYLNSFDCLSP, from the coding sequence ATGTGGTTAAAAAGGCATGTAGTCGAAAACGAACAACAACTACAAAATACACTTGACTTAATATACAAGAACTCAAAAAGTGATGCTGAAATATATGACATAATTGAACTGATGAAGAATGAACAAACAATTATTACAGCAATACACAATATTAAAGCAAATAAGGGTAGTAAAACAGCTGGTATAGATAAAAAGGAAATAGATTATTATCTGCAAATGGATAACAATAAGTTATTAAAACTAATCATCAAAGCAATAGAAAACTATAATCCACAACCTGTTAAAAGAGTTTATATACCGAAGGAAAACAGAAAACTTAGACCTCTAGGAATACCAACTATAATTGATAGAATAATACAAGAAATAACTAGAATAGTAATCGAACCAATAGCAGAAGCAAAATTCTATAAACATAGTTACGGTTTTAGACCTTATAGAAATGCAGAACACGGTATAGCAAGAATAGTTAATGTTGTAAATAACTCTAACTGTAACATAGCTATAGAAGGTGACATTAAAAGTTTCTTCGACAATGTAAATCATAATAAACTCATTAACATCATGTGGAGCATGGGTATTAAGGACAAAAGGGTCTTAAATATAATTAAGAAGATGCTGAGAGCAGGAGTAATGGAAGATGGGTCACTGGGAAGTTCAGAAATTGGTACACCACAGGGCGGAATAATATCACCATTACTAGCTAATATATACTTGAATAGTTTCGATTGCTTGTCACCATAA
- a CDS encoding GerMN domain-containing protein, whose product MLRTIRNIFVLLLIGITASGMPIYASSISFSSIIPTIVSKNDAIIVTTEEKVISSNHVQIKYGFSADSDKSYTGLLFNENNPFTVELTSNGDTIQDLSLDDLVTLGNYKSLELYSSTPVYIIFDFDQEKLNLPDGSYKLKIRPNIDNVNVSTEEAEFDIHFNTEGNYIPALPAITSVKHGETALTLYFPDNEANYLVPITRFVPYTSSPLTTTLRNLEKGPNSNLGLPLGTPIPVGGKAGKSGDTAYVNLPADLGSFNQGSSASTNAVNSLVNSLTSINGISKVQFQFNAKIIKDAFHGMTMDIPYHKPENTMIYTAYLSDTNRFLLSPIPFSMFGNQYDDNNINTIFDTMKFKGIPEIYNSKRHPIVPNEVELLDYNIANRVLTLTFNEEFLKVYENNDHRRQMMVDGIIFTFRSLNDVDFVNIKVKVDSKDTNEQGIIIYDFAPPIYINPED is encoded by the coding sequence ATGTTACGAACGATTCGAAATATCTTTGTACTTCTATTAATAGGCATAACAGCATCTGGTATGCCTATTTACGCAAGTAGCATTAGTTTTAGTTCGATTATACCAACTATTGTTTCCAAAAATGATGCTATTATTGTCACTACGGAGGAAAAGGTAATATCCTCTAATCATGTTCAAATTAAATATGGCTTTTCTGCAGATTCAGATAAGAGTTACACAGGGCTGTTATTTAATGAAAATAATCCCTTTACTGTTGAGCTGACATCTAATGGTGATACAATCCAAGATCTATCTTTAGATGACCTTGTGACTCTTGGTAATTATAAGTCTCTTGAACTTTACAGTAGTACTCCTGTTTACATCATTTTTGATTTCGACCAAGAAAAATTAAATCTACCTGATGGCTCTTATAAGTTAAAAATTAGACCTAATATCGATAATGTAAATGTATCTACAGAAGAGGCTGAATTTGATATACATTTTAATACTGAAGGAAACTATATTCCTGCTTTACCCGCCATTACATCAGTTAAGCATGGGGAAACTGCTCTAACACTTTATTTCCCAGACAATGAAGCAAATTATTTAGTACCTATCACAAGATTTGTACCATATACAAGTTCTCCTTTGACTACAACCCTTAGAAACTTAGAAAAGGGTCCTAATAGCAATCTCGGTTTGCCATTAGGAACTCCCATCCCAGTAGGAGGCAAGGCTGGAAAATCGGGAGATACTGCCTATGTAAATTTACCTGCGGATCTTGGGAGCTTTAATCAAGGTTCTAGCGCCTCTACTAATGCAGTAAATAGTTTAGTAAATTCTTTAACGTCTATCAATGGAATATCTAAGGTCCAGTTTCAATTTAATGCTAAGATTATAAAGGATGCTTTCCACGGTATGACAATGGATATACCTTACCATAAACCAGAGAATACAATGATTTACACTGCTTATTTATCTGACACCAATAGATTTTTATTATCACCAATTCCTTTCTCTATGTTTGGAAATCAATATGATGATAATAATATTAACACTATTTTTGATACTATGAAATTTAAAGGAATACCTGAAATATATAACTCTAAAAGGCATCCTATTGTGCCTAATGAGGTTGAGTTGTTGGATTACAACATTGCTAACCGTGTACTTACTTTAACATTTAATGAAGAATTTTTAAAGGTCTATGAAAATAATGACCACCGTCGTCAAATGATGGTGGATGGTATTATATTTACCTTTAGATCTTTAAATGATGTGGATTTTGTTAACATTAAAGTAAAAGTTGATTCCAAAGATACAAATGAGCAAGGAATAATAATTTATGATTTTGCTCCACCAATTTATATTAATCCAGAAGATTAA
- a CDS encoding DNA polymerase III subunit alpha, whose product MDSNFVHLHVHTEYSLLDGFTVIGKVMDRVKELGMNAIAITDHGTMFGVVDFYKAAKKKGIKPIIGCEVYTAPRKMVDKDPQKDKYQGHLVLLAKNQEGYQNIIKLVSNGFLEGFYYKPRIDYDELSKYSKGIIALSACLAGEIQQFLLQDQYESAKSLALRLKEMFEEDSFYLELQDHNMDEQKKVNLGLVKLSKETGIPLVATNDIHYINKEDAQAHDILLCIQTGKIIEDKERMKFPNDEFYLKSPEEMKERFAFAPEAIYNTVKIAEQCNVDFDFDTIHLPEYEVPNNVSKADYLRTICFQGLEARYNPVTEELEKRLNEELSIIERMGYVEYFLIVWDFIKYAKDNKIPVGPGRGSAAGSIVSYTLGITDVDPIKYNLIFERFLNPERISMPDIDIDFCYERREEVIDYVKQKYGEDKVAQIITFGTMAARAAIRDVGRVINMPYNEVDKIAKQIPFAIGMTIDKALNMNPELKKIYEEDRQGKYLIDMAKRLEGMPRHASTHAAGVVIAKKPLKEHVPLYVHDDNSTTQFTMGTLEELGLLKMDFLGLRTLTVIKDALELIEKNHGIKIDFANCNYEDEKVYDLISRGETLGLFQLESAGMIQFLKELKPNCFEDIIAGISLYRPGPMDSIPKYIENKNKPGAIEYMHESLEPILDVTYGCMVYQEQVMQIVRDLAGYSYGRSDIVRRAMGKKKMDVMEEERKNFIYGITNEEGEVEVPGCIRNGVPEKVANKIYDEMIDFANYAFNKSHGVSSSHI is encoded by the coding sequence ATGGACAGTAACTTTGTTCATCTACATGTCCATACAGAATATAGTCTTCTCGATGGTTTTACTGTTATAGGTAAGGTGATGGATAGGGTAAAGGAATTGGGAATGAATGCTATAGCAATTACTGACCATGGTACTATGTTTGGTGTAGTGGACTTTTACAAAGCGGCAAAGAAAAAAGGAATAAAGCCTATAATAGGCTGTGAGGTGTATACTGCACCTAGAAAAATGGTGGATAAAGATCCACAAAAAGATAAATACCAAGGTCATCTTGTATTATTAGCTAAAAACCAAGAAGGTTATCAAAATATAATTAAACTAGTATCTAATGGATTCTTGGAAGGATTTTATTATAAACCACGAATAGATTACGACGAACTTTCAAAGTATAGTAAAGGGATAATCGCCCTAAGTGCTTGTTTAGCAGGGGAGATCCAGCAGTTTTTACTTCAAGATCAATACGAGAGTGCTAAGAGCTTGGCTCTGCGACTTAAGGAGATGTTTGAAGAAGATAGCTTTTATTTAGAGTTACAGGACCATAATATGGACGAGCAGAAAAAGGTTAATTTAGGTTTAGTAAAGCTTAGTAAAGAAACAGGAATTCCATTAGTGGCCACTAACGATATCCACTATATCAATAAGGAAGATGCACAGGCGCACGATATTTTACTTTGCATACAAACAGGGAAAATAATAGAAGATAAGGAACGTATGAAGTTTCCTAATGATGAATTTTACTTAAAATCTCCAGAAGAGATGAAGGAGCGTTTTGCCTTCGCACCAGAGGCCATATATAATACAGTAAAAATTGCAGAGCAGTGCAATGTGGATTTTGATTTTGATACAATCCATTTACCAGAATATGAAGTGCCTAATAATGTATCTAAAGCAGACTATTTGAGAACAATTTGTTTTCAAGGACTTGAGGCTCGATATAATCCAGTAACAGAGGAGTTAGAGAAGCGTTTAAATGAAGAGCTTTCTATTATTGAAAGAATGGGCTATGTTGAATACTTCCTTATAGTTTGGGATTTTATTAAATATGCAAAGGATAATAAAATACCAGTAGGGCCTGGCAGGGGTAGTGCAGCAGGAAGTATTGTTTCCTATACACTAGGTATAACCGATGTTGATCCAATTAAATATAATCTTATTTTCGAACGTTTTTTAAATCCAGAAAGAATATCTATGCCGGATATAGATATAGATTTTTGCTATGAAAGACGGGAAGAAGTTATAGATTATGTAAAGCAAAAGTATGGAGAAGATAAGGTGGCACAAATAATCACCTTTGGAACTATGGCGGCAAGGGCTGCCATTAGAGACGTCGGTCGTGTTATTAATATGCCATATAATGAAGTAGATAAAATAGCTAAGCAAATTCCATTTGCTATAGGTATGACAATAGATAAAGCCCTGAATATGAATCCTGAATTAAAGAAAATATATGAAGAAGATAGACAAGGTAAATATTTAATAGATATGGCTAAAAGGCTAGAAGGAATGCCAAGACATGCATCTACCCATGCTGCAGGTGTAGTAATAGCTAAAAAGCCATTAAAGGAACATGTGCCCTTATACGTTCATGATGATAATAGTACTACCCAATTTACTATGGGGACATTGGAGGAGTTAGGGCTGCTGAAGATGGATTTCCTCGGTTTAAGGACGTTAACAGTAATTAAAGACGCTCTAGAGCTTATTGAAAAGAACCATGGTATTAAAATAGATTTTGCAAATTGTAACTATGAGGATGAAAAGGTTTATGACTTAATTAGTAGAGGGGAAACATTAGGGCTATTCCAGCTTGAAAGTGCTGGAATGATTCAATTTTTAAAGGAGCTAAAACCAAATTGCTTTGAGGATATTATTGCAGGAATTTCATTGTATCGCCCAGGCCCCATGGATTCTATACCTAAATATATAGAAAATAAAAATAAGCCTGGGGCTATTGAATACATGCATGAAAGCCTAGAACCTATATTAGATGTTACCTATGGTTGTATGGTGTACCAAGAGCAGGTTATGCAGATAGTAAGGGATTTGGCTGGATATAGCTATGGTAGATCTGATATTGTAAGAAGAGCCATGGGTAAAAAGAAAATGGATGTAATGGAAGAGGAAAGGAAGAACTTTATATATGGAATAACAAATGAAGAGGGCGAAGTAGAGGTTCCTGGATGTATACGAAATGGTGTGCCAGAGAAAGTAGCGAACAAAATATATGATGAAATGATTGACTTTGCCAACTATGCCTTTAATAAATCCCATGGTGTGTCCAGTTCTCACATATAA
- a CDS encoding FxsA family protein, with product MLFKLILLFTLLPLLDFAILLKIGSYIGFKYTLAIVIVTGITGAYFAKREGRDIITKIKFDISQGKMPADELIGGLCVILGGAFLLAPGLITDALGLMLVLPITRIPFINMIKRRFKRMLTGGNLWFYFRR from the coding sequence ATGCTATTTAAATTAATTTTGCTATTTACTTTATTACCTCTTTTAGACTTTGCTATATTGTTAAAGATAGGTAGTTATATAGGATTTAAGTATACCTTAGCTATAGTAATTGTAACGGGTATTACAGGAGCATACTTTGCCAAAAGAGAGGGCAGGGATATTATTACAAAGATAAAATTTGATATAAGCCAAGGGAAAATGCCAGCAGATGAGCTTATTGGTGGATTATGTGTTATTCTAGGCGGAGCTTTTTTATTAGCTCCTGGCTTAATAACTGATGCACTTGGATTGATGTTAGTTTTACCAATCACTAGGATTCCATTTATAAATATGATAAAAAGACGGTTTAAGAGAATGCTAACTGGAGGAAATCTGTGGTTTTATTTTAGGAGATAG